A section of the Oreochromis niloticus isolate F11D_XX linkage group LG9, O_niloticus_UMD_NMBU, whole genome shotgun sequence genome encodes:
- the LOC100693154 gene encoding transmembrane protein 56-B isoform X1, with amino-acid sequence MDPFSQLILIISVTSFFTFQWLFHRVSPWLSVRISPGFLGLSDKQKVEWNSRTVSTFHALLVGIFCLYILFFDDAVNEDPVWGDPTLVKTNVAITTGYLISDLLLIFYYWKAIGDKFFVVHHLAALYAYYYVLGQGMLPYFANFRLLAEFSTPCVNQRWFFEVLGYPKSSRPNMANGVAMAVVFFLVRIGVMPVYYSRMYAVYGTEAFYLVPWGGRVAWICSSICLDIMNIMWMHKIARGCYKVLRSAQRSKAGAPQENGKMD; translated from the exons ATGGACCCTTTCAGCCAGCTTATTCTCATCATCTCGGTGACCAGCTTCTTCACCTTCCAGTGGCTCTTCCACAGAGTCAGCCCCTGGTTGTCTGTACGCATCAGTCCTGGCTTCCTTGGCCTCAGCGACAAGCAGAAGGTGGAATGGAACTCGAG gaCAGTATCAACGTTTCACGCCTTGTTGGTGGGAATATTCTGTCTTTACATTCTGTTTTTTGATGATGCTGTCAATGAAGATCCAGTTTG GGGAGATCCTACACTGGTCAAGACAAACGTCGCAATTACAACAGGCTACCTCATATCGG ATTTGCTGCTGATATTTTATTATTGGAAGGCAATAGGCGACAAGTTTTTTGTAGTTCATCATCTGGCAGCGTTGTATGCTTACTACTATGTACTG GGCCAAGGAATGTTGCCTTATTTCGCTAACTTCCGCCTGCTAGCTGAGTTTTCTACACCGTGTGTAAACCAGCG CTGGTTCTTTGAGGTGTTGGGTTATCCCAAGTCCTCCCGGCCCAACATGGCAAATGGCGTTGCCATGGCAGTGGTGTTTTTCCTCGTCCGCATCGGTGTCATGCCAGTCTACTACAGTCGTATGTATGCGGTCTATGGCACTGAGGCCTTCTACCTGGTGCCATGGGGTGGTCGTGTAGCCTGGATCTGCTCCAGCATCTGCTTGGACATTATGAACATAATGTGGATGCACAAGATCGCCCGTGGATGTTATAAGGTCCTACGATCAGCACAGCGGAGCAAAGCTGGCGCACCTCAGGAAAATGGCAAAATGGATTAA
- the LOC100693154 gene encoding transmembrane protein 56-B isoform X2 has protein sequence MLKRCERETASGLCQYQIKWGDPTLVKTNVAITTGYLISDLLLIFYYWKAIGDKFFVVHHLAALYAYYYVLGQGMLPYFANFRLLAEFSTPCVNQRWFFEVLGYPKSSRPNMANGVAMAVVFFLVRIGVMPVYYSRMYAVYGTEAFYLVPWGGRVAWICSSICLDIMNIMWMHKIARGCYKVLRSAQRSKAGAPQENGKMD, from the exons ATGCTAAAGAGGTGTGAAAGAGAGACAGCTTCTGGTTTGTGTCAATATCAAATTAAATG GGGAGATCCTACACTGGTCAAGACAAACGTCGCAATTACAACAGGCTACCTCATATCGG ATTTGCTGCTGATATTTTATTATTGGAAGGCAATAGGCGACAAGTTTTTTGTAGTTCATCATCTGGCAGCGTTGTATGCTTACTACTATGTACTG GGCCAAGGAATGTTGCCTTATTTCGCTAACTTCCGCCTGCTAGCTGAGTTTTCTACACCGTGTGTAAACCAGCG CTGGTTCTTTGAGGTGTTGGGTTATCCCAAGTCCTCCCGGCCCAACATGGCAAATGGCGTTGCCATGGCAGTGGTGTTTTTCCTCGTCCGCATCGGTGTCATGCCAGTCTACTACAGTCGTATGTATGCGGTCTATGGCACTGAGGCCTTCTACCTGGTGCCATGGGGTGGTCGTGTAGCCTGGATCTGCTCCAGCATCTGCTTGGACATTATGAACATAATGTGGATGCACAAGATCGCCCGTGGATGTTATAAGGTCCTACGATCAGCACAGCGGAGCAAAGCTGGCGCACCTCAGGAAAATGGCAAAATGGATTAA